A genomic segment from Pectinophora gossypiella chromosome 3, ilPecGoss1.1, whole genome shotgun sequence encodes:
- the LOC126382173 gene encoding uncharacterized protein LOC126382173: MAAAASRRSLGQLLQQGWNEIPEVLASTGLALVGVGLATWGCYNYAKNDGDNRRYKMTYVVMRPDDPKAKLIRKD, from the coding sequence ATGGCTGCAGCAGCATCAAGACGTTCACTGGGGCAATTACTTCAGCAAGGTTGGAATGAAATCCCCGAGGTTTTGGCCTCAACTGGTTTAGCCTTAGTTGGTGTCGGCCTGGCTACCTGGGGCTGCTATAACTATGCAAAGAACGATGGAGACAACAGAAGATACAAAATGACCTACGTTGTGATGAGGCCTGACGATCCCAAGGCAAAACTAATTAGAAAAGACTAA